In Acidobacteriota bacterium, the following are encoded in one genomic region:
- a CDS encoding TolC family protein, giving the protein MADILFVSSGFQRMAASWLSRPTDCVRLLAVLACCVCAACAIGTKPALPELETDPLQEVPGQFAETAPSGAHEPLEWWRAFGDPVLDEVIEMALASNFDMAEAVARVEQARETALLAKAAIFPVVGARAGVDDFRSPTNAGIGAQVQELGLEELLGAFGDDFTLPDRLGLTNYILSADVAYELDFWGRVRSSRLAAGADYLASESDLQAVRIGILSETITAYFEIVDLRRRIALTGEMVEVLQEREDVAATRYDRGLADSLDLYRVRQELRDTQAGVPQLERQLAAAEARLAVLLGGYREQLDGILSETLSPAPPPDPVPAGIPADLLLQRPDVQAARHRLDAAGYARQARVAELMPTLSLSGSIGLQSAQIGSWFNVNQWFTNLAANLLEPVFDGGRRETQVALAEARFNELAAAYGRTVVTAVNEVEAALAGLESEGRRHAFLLSRQEEAQATLDLRSERYASGIGGYADFLDALRALLNVESALIGVQRDLALARLAVHRALGGAWVAPDVPDVPDAPAAPNEASDFGRADGFAEETVKD; this is encoded by the coding sequence ATGGCCGATATACTGTTCGTGAGTTCCGGGTTTCAGCGTATGGCGGCTTCCTGGTTGTCCCGCCCCACTGATTGTGTGCGGCTATTGGCCGTCCTGGCGTGTTGCGTCTGCGCCGCCTGCGCGATCGGTACGAAGCCGGCATTGCCTGAACTGGAGACCGATCCGCTCCAGGAAGTTCCCGGCCAATTCGCTGAGACCGCTCCGTCAGGTGCTCATGAGCCGTTGGAATGGTGGCGGGCGTTTGGCGATCCGGTGCTCGATGAAGTGATCGAGATGGCTCTGGCCTCCAACTTCGACATGGCGGAGGCGGTGGCCCGGGTTGAGCAGGCCAGAGAGACGGCGCTGCTGGCCAAGGCCGCGATCTTTCCCGTCGTCGGGGCACGGGCCGGCGTGGACGACTTCCGGTCGCCGACCAACGCGGGCATTGGCGCACAGGTGCAGGAACTGGGACTGGAGGAGTTGCTCGGCGCCTTTGGCGATGACTTCACGCTGCCCGATCGCCTCGGGCTCACCAACTACATCCTGAGCGCCGACGTCGCCTACGAGCTGGACTTCTGGGGGCGCGTTCGCAGCAGCCGGCTGGCGGCCGGCGCCGACTACCTGGCCTCGGAGTCGGATCTCCAGGCGGTCCGCATCGGGATACTGTCGGAGACGATCACGGCGTATTTCGAGATCGTCGACCTCCGGCGGCGGATTGCCTTGACGGGCGAGATGGTGGAGGTCCTCCAGGAGCGCGAGGACGTGGCCGCGACCCGCTACGACCGCGGACTGGCCGACTCCCTGGATCTGTACCGCGTGCGCCAGGAGCTGCGGGACACACAGGCCGGCGTGCCGCAACTGGAACGACAGCTCGCTGCCGCCGAAGCGCGCCTCGCCGTGCTCCTGGGCGGCTACCGGGAACAGTTGGACGGGATCCTGTCCGAGACGCTCTCGCCGGCGCCGCCGCCGGATCCGGTGCCCGCCGGTATCCCGGCCGACCTGCTGTTGCAGCGGCCGGACGTGCAGGCCGCGCGCCATCGGCTCGATGCGGCCGGCTACGCGAGGCAGGCCCGCGTCGCGGAGCTCATGCCGACGCTCTCCCTGTCGGGCTCGATCGGGCTCCAGAGCGCGCAGATCGGCAGCTGGTTCAACGTGAACCAGTGGTTCACCAATCTCGCGGCCAACCTGCTGGAGCCGGTCTTCGACGGCGGGCGGCGCGAGACGCAGGTTGCTCTCGCGGAGGCCCGCTTCAATGAGCTGGCCGCTGCCTATGGGCGCACGGTGGTCACCGCCGTCAACGAGGTCGAAGCGGCCCTGGCCGGGCTCGAGAGCGAGGGCCGGCGCCACGCGTTTCTGTTGTCCCGGCAGGAGGAGGCCCAGGCGACCCTGGATCTCCGATCGGAGCGCTACGCCTCGGGAATTGGTGGCTACGCTGACTTCCTCGATGCGCTGCGCGCCCTCCTGAACGTCGAGTCCGCGCTAATCGGTGTCCAACGGGATCTGGCGCTGGCGCGCCTTGCCGTGCACCGCGCCCTGGGCGGAGCGTGGGTTGCCCCGGACGTGCCGGACGTGCCGGACGCGCCAGCCGCGCCGAACGAGGCGTCGGATTTCGGTCGTGCCGACGGATTCGCTGAAGAAACAGTCAAGGATTGA
- a CDS encoding efflux RND transporter periplasmic adaptor subunit gives MNRAVSFLAVIAILLGSGIVAWVLVAQRPEPERQEVPSRIPFASTALVAAGSGSIPVYGAGTVRPRAEVDVAAEITGRVVWVASNFQSGGRVDADQLLFRIDDADYRNTVEQVGASMAVQELELLRVTEEARVARSQYERFRRMREGVASAAETSPLTLWEPQMKAAEATLARDRAALVAAELQLSRTEVHAPFAGIVLEESLDVGQFVAAGRSVGRLYAADAVEVVVPLSDAEAALIPGLWELEAGSADPRVPVRVIAEYGDAHYVWEGYVDRAEAALDEMTRTIDVIVRVPDPFAGGSSMGTGSHDEAADNTGPPLLVGKFVEVEIDGLAPDEYFRVQRAALRPGNEVWAVRDGTVQIVPVQVLQRSDDEVFLTGGLEAGQAVIVGGVQVAIDGMPVRTDAADAP, from the coding sequence ATGAACAGAGCAGTCAGCTTTCTGGCAGTCATCGCCATCCTCCTCGGATCCGGGATCGTGGCTTGGGTTCTGGTTGCTCAAAGACCCGAGCCGGAGCGCCAGGAGGTCCCCTCGCGCATCCCGTTTGCAAGCACGGCGCTCGTGGCCGCTGGCTCCGGCTCCATTCCCGTGTACGGAGCCGGCACGGTTCGTCCGCGGGCGGAGGTGGATGTGGCGGCCGAGATCACCGGTCGGGTTGTGTGGGTAGCCTCGAACTTCCAGAGCGGGGGGCGGGTCGACGCGGACCAGTTGCTGTTTCGTATCGACGATGCCGACTATCGCAACACGGTGGAGCAGGTGGGGGCGAGCATGGCCGTTCAGGAGCTTGAACTGTTGCGGGTGACGGAAGAGGCCCGTGTCGCGCGCTCGCAGTACGAACGCTTCAGACGTATGCGGGAAGGTGTCGCGTCCGCCGCCGAGACCAGCCCCCTGACGTTGTGGGAGCCCCAGATGAAGGCCGCCGAGGCCACGCTGGCCAGAGATCGCGCCGCGCTCGTGGCGGCGGAGCTGCAACTATCGCGCACGGAAGTCCATGCGCCGTTCGCGGGCATCGTGCTGGAGGAGTCACTGGACGTGGGTCAGTTCGTCGCGGCCGGACGGAGCGTCGGGCGTTTGTACGCCGCCGACGCCGTGGAGGTCGTGGTTCCCCTGTCGGACGCCGAGGCGGCGCTCATCCCGGGCCTTTGGGAGCTGGAAGCCGGTAGCGCCGACCCGCGCGTGCCGGTTCGCGTGATCGCGGAGTACGGCGACGCGCACTACGTGTGGGAAGGCTACGTGGACCGGGCCGAGGCGGCCCTCGACGAGATGACACGGACGATCGACGTGATTGTGCGCGTCCCGGATCCGTTCGCGGGAGGCTCGTCGATGGGGACAGGCAGTCACGATGAGGCCGCGGACAACACGGGGCCACCCCTCCTTGTCGGCAAGTTCGTGGAAGTAGAAATCGACGGGTTGGCCCCGGACGAGTACTTCAGGGTGCAGCGGGCCGCCCTCAGGCCTGGAAACGAGGTCTGGGCGGTGCGCGACGGTACGGTGCAGATTGTTCCGGTGCAGGTCCTGCAGCGTTCGGATGACGAGGTGTTCCTGACCGGCGGGCTCGAAGCAGGCCAGGCAGTCATCGTCGGTGGAGTCCAGGTGGCCATCGACGGCATGCCGGTTCGGACCGACGCGGCAGACGCGCCGTGA
- a CDS encoding NAD(P)-binding protein, protein MGAGRGAALPRRVAIIGAGVSGLGAAWALHHHPDRFDFRLFEAHPRIGGNAVTADMPQDDGTTIPFDISVTACIPSVYHHVLLFLQQHGIELLDTTFSYSVKYHGGIYAHDFDSDIRRQLQPEIRRFQKVLKRLKWFGRLNRSRSRLLNALNPFNYISMGSVLNLGGFSGDFRYKILKPMFVNFLMATNVFDMPASLFSRYLEFFDIETATPMQTWDRGTRRIYEEMSSAYRDKIYLDRPVRKVYRRPSEVVVEDENGDTEAFDDVVFACNANQTLMMLDAPTFLESWLLSSIRYESELHNHTVVHSDASVLPENEVEPLATRSNHIEQYGSRPDNYEITYIMHNQQPWANRSDKPCLVTYNPISRIDEDKVVKRWWFQHIVHDVRHVTLLVQLFRFIQGRRRTWHCGAHTLVNSQETCFVTGLVTARQIGADYPFRDSEARKWFNFYGRMMYGWRFRKA, encoded by the coding sequence ATCGGAGCTGGAAGGGGTGCGGCGTTGCCGAGAAGGGTTGCCATCATCGGTGCGGGCGTATCGGGCCTCGGGGCGGCCTGGGCCCTGCATCACCATCCTGATCGATTCGACTTTCGATTGTTCGAAGCGCATCCCCGGATCGGCGGCAACGCCGTAACCGCCGACATGCCGCAGGACGACGGAACCACGATTCCGTTCGACATTTCCGTCACCGCGTGCATTCCCTCCGTCTACCACCACGTCCTTCTGTTCCTGCAGCAACACGGTATCGAACTGCTGGATACCACGTTCAGTTACAGCGTGAAGTACCACGGGGGCATCTATGCCCACGACTTCGACTCCGACATCAGGAGGCAGTTGCAGCCGGAAATCCGAAGATTCCAGAAGGTCTTGAAACGGCTGAAGTGGTTTGGCCGGCTCAACCGGTCCAGGTCCAGGTTGCTGAACGCCCTCAACCCGTTCAATTACATCAGCATGGGCTCGGTTCTCAATCTCGGCGGATTCTCGGGGGACTTCCGTTACAAGATACTGAAGCCCATGTTCGTCAACTTCCTCATGGCGACGAACGTGTTCGACATGCCCGCGTCCCTGTTCTCCCGGTATCTGGAGTTCTTCGATATCGAAACCGCCACGCCGATGCAGACCTGGGACCGGGGCACACGGCGCATTTACGAGGAGATGTCGTCCGCCTATAGGGACAAGATATACCTCGACCGCCCGGTCAGAAAGGTGTACCGGCGTCCGTCCGAGGTAGTCGTGGAGGACGAGAACGGCGACACCGAGGCGTTCGACGACGTGGTCTTCGCGTGCAACGCGAACCAGACGCTGATGATGTTGGACGCACCGACTTTTCTGGAGAGCTGGCTTCTTTCGTCGATACGCTACGAGAGCGAACTGCACAACCATACCGTCGTGCATTCGGATGCCTCGGTTCTCCCGGAGAACGAGGTCGAGCCGCTCGCCACCCGAAGCAACCACATCGAGCAATATGGCTCGCGGCCGGACAACTACGAAATCACCTACATCATGCACAACCAGCAGCCCTGGGCGAACCGGTCGGACAAGCCGTGCCTCGTGACCTACAATCCGATCAGCCGTATTGACGAAGACAAAGTCGTCAAGAGGTGGTGGTTTCAGCACATAGTCCACGACGTGCGTCACGTGACGTTGCTGGTCCAGCTCTTTCGCTTTATTCAGGGGAGGCGGCGCACGTGGCACTGCGGCGCTCACACGCTGGTGAACAGCCAGGAAACCTGCTTCGTGACCGGCCTCGTCACGGCCCGGCAGATCGGCGCCGACTACCCGTTCCGGGATTCCGAAGCCAGGAAGTGGTTCAACTTCTATGGGCGGATGATGTACGGCTGGCGCTTCAGAAAGGCGTGA
- a CDS encoding Rieske 2Fe-2S domain-containing protein has translation MNAPFQNGYIECVSVAAATPARKPAERIEAAAERSLSPFPEGWYFVASRDSIRKAKLLQRTWMGQDIVAWCDDTDRVCVAVAICPHLGSSLGPAAGGRVRDGRIVCPFHGFEFDIGGQCVNTPFAEPPRTAQLRVFPTREVLGMIFAWWGIDGRPPQWHLPEDPPTGADWSELGFRTLRFPGHPQETTENVVDLAHLRYVHGYGNVDRVEPVTVDGACLTSRFNFRRTRTIAGFVESVFDVSATAYILGLGYSLVQIREHTIGMDARLWVLATPVDGTHIDMVLVGQIREIRKPKRPIVGLRFLPVSLRGRIMNRIILSAQKQDVLQDIVIWQRKQYRSVPALCRSDGEIGMYRRYCRQFYSDPGARHRQGHSLAG, from the coding sequence CTGAATGCCCCGTTTCAGAACGGTTATATTGAATGCGTGAGTGTTGCCGCGGCAACTCCAGCGAGGAAGCCAGCAGAACGTATCGAGGCTGCCGCTGAACGCTCGCTCTCGCCGTTTCCGGAGGGTTGGTACTTCGTTGCCAGCCGTGACTCGATACGCAAGGCGAAGCTGCTTCAGAGGACCTGGATGGGTCAGGATATCGTCGCGTGGTGCGACGATACGGACCGTGTTTGCGTGGCCGTCGCGATCTGCCCGCATCTGGGTTCCAGCCTCGGCCCGGCCGCCGGCGGCCGGGTGCGTGATGGCCGCATCGTCTGTCCGTTTCACGGCTTCGAGTTCGACATCGGCGGCCAATGTGTTAACACTCCTTTTGCAGAGCCACCCCGAACCGCGCAACTGAGAGTATTCCCGACGCGGGAAGTCCTCGGCATGATCTTCGCCTGGTGGGGGATCGATGGACGGCCACCGCAATGGCACCTGCCCGAGGACCCGCCGACGGGCGCCGACTGGTCGGAACTGGGATTCCGCACCCTGCGGTTTCCCGGGCACCCGCAGGAAACCACCGAGAACGTCGTGGACCTGGCGCACCTGCGGTACGTCCACGGCTACGGCAACGTCGACCGGGTCGAACCGGTGACCGTGGACGGCGCCTGTCTAACGAGTCGCTTCAACTTCAGGCGTACGCGAACCATCGCCGGGTTCGTGGAATCCGTATTCGACGTGTCCGCCACCGCCTACATCCTTGGGCTGGGCTACTCGCTGGTGCAGATTCGCGAGCACACCATTGGAATGGACGCCCGTTTGTGGGTGCTGGCGACACCCGTCGATGGCACTCACATCGACATGGTGCTGGTCGGCCAGATCCGGGAAATCCGTAAACCGAAACGGCCGATCGTCGGCTTGCGGTTCCTTCCGGTGAGTCTTCGAGGCAGGATCATGAACCGGATCATTCTGTCCGCACAGAAACAAGACGTCCTGCAGGACATCGTGATCTGGCAACGGAAACAGTACCGGTCCGTCCCGGCGCTGTGTCGGTCCGACGGGGAGATCGGAATGTACCGCCGCTATTGCAGGCAGTTCTATTCGGATCCCGGGGCTCGACACCGTCAGGGACATTCACTCGCCGGCTAG
- a CDS encoding EamA family transporter — translation MTQPSRVALVAAFAAVYIIWGSTYLAIRWAVAEIPPFLMAGVRFVAAGAVFVALALRWGAARPPAYYWLTTGIIGVLMATGGNGLVSWALQRISSGLGALLVGMVPFWVALGDWLRPRGTRPPAQVILGLVIGFTGVALLVNPSDIDGERSLDAVGAGAVIVASLLWAAGSVYSRYAPQPGSHWLSAGMQMLGGGAALIALSAASGEMAELDWSAVSPAAFGAWIYVAAFGSVAYGSYLWLLKASTPAKAATYAYVNPVIALVLGYLLAGETLTLWSFGCSTIVVVGVLLVVSR, via the coding sequence ATGACCCAGCCGTCGCGCGTCGCGCTCGTGGCCGCCTTCGCCGCCGTCTACATCATCTGGGGCTCGACCTACCTCGCCATCCGCTGGGCCGTGGCGGAGATCCCGCCGTTCCTGATGGCCGGCGTGCGCTTCGTGGCGGCGGGCGCCGTGTTCGTCGCGCTGGCCCTGCGTTGGGGAGCAGCCCGGCCACCCGCCTACTATTGGCTGACCACCGGGATCATCGGCGTGCTGATGGCGACCGGCGGCAACGGCCTGGTCAGTTGGGCACTACAGCGGATTTCGTCCGGACTCGGCGCCCTGCTCGTCGGAATGGTGCCATTCTGGGTGGCCTTGGGCGACTGGCTGCGCCCCCGAGGCACCCGACCGCCGGCGCAGGTGATCCTCGGGCTCGTGATCGGGTTCACGGGGGTCGCGCTGCTCGTGAATCCCTCCGACATCGATGGCGAGCGCTCGCTCGACGCGGTCGGCGCCGGCGCGGTCATCGTCGCCAGCCTGCTGTGGGCGGCAGGCTCCGTCTATTCGCGCTACGCCCCACAGCCCGGGTCGCACTGGCTCTCGGCGGGCATGCAGATGCTGGGCGGCGGGGCCGCTCTCATAGCGCTATCGGCGGCGTCCGGCGAGATGGCGGAACTCGACTGGTCCGCCGTGTCACCCGCCGCTTTCGGGGCGTGGATCTACGTGGCGGCGTTCGGGTCGGTCGCCTACGGCAGCTACCTCTGGCTGCTGAAGGCATCGACGCCGGCCAAGGCAGCCACCTATGCCTACGTGAACCCGGTCATTGCCCTCGTCCTGGGGTACCTGCTCGCCGGCGAGACGCTGACGCTCTGGTCGTTCGGCTGCTCGACCATAGTCGTCGTCGGGGTGTTGCTGGTCGTGTCGCGGTAG
- a CDS encoding CopG family transcriptional regulator, translating to MRTTLNLSAQALANVRQLAQQRGKTLGAVASELILKALEPEDAPETRNGVPLFSAAGGAGDGDREAVPDIELVNRLRDQEP from the coding sequence ATGAGAACCACGCTGAACCTCTCCGCCCAAGCGCTGGCCAATGTGCGTCAGCTTGCACAGCAGCGCGGCAAGACGCTCGGCGCCGTTGCGTCGGAACTGATTCTCAAGGCGCTGGAGCCGGAAGACGCGCCGGAGACTCGCAACGGTGTGCCGCTCTTTTCCGCGGCCGGCGGTGCTGGAGACGGAGATCGGGAGGCCGTTCCGGACATCGAGCTGGTCAATCGGCTTCGCGACCAGGAACCGTGA
- a CDS encoding VapC toxin family PIN domain ribonuclease, with translation MSHLLDVNFLVALFDPRHVNHEAAHYWFSTEFASGWATCSITEAGCSRVLSHSAYPTVSTTPTDVLKRLSQFCDAGGHSFWTDDVSLRISLDDDVKGRLQGHGQVTDFHLVALAAHHRGRLATFDGRLRRTLAGTTLASTVRLVE, from the coding sequence GTGAGCCATCTACTGGACGTCAACTTTCTGGTGGCGCTGTTCGATCCGCGGCATGTCAATCACGAAGCCGCCCACTACTGGTTCAGCACGGAATTCGCCTCCGGTTGGGCGACATGCTCGATCACGGAAGCCGGATGTAGCCGCGTGTTGTCACACTCGGCGTATCCGACTGTCTCGACGACTCCCACCGACGTGTTGAAGCGACTCTCGCAGTTCTGCGACGCCGGTGGGCACAGTTTCTGGACGGACGATGTCTCACTGCGGATTTCACTCGACGATGACGTCAAAGGCCGCCTGCAGGGCCATGGGCAGGTCACTGATTTCCATCTCGTAGCGTTGGCGGCCCACCATCGTGGTCGCCTCGCGACCTTCGATGGCCGACTCCGGCGGACACTGGCGGGGACAACTCTGGCGTCGACCGTGAGGCTGGTCGAGTAA